One window of the Carassius auratus strain Wakin chromosome 20, ASM336829v1, whole genome shotgun sequence genome contains the following:
- the LOC113121161 gene encoding cell cycle control protein 50A, with product MMASSYSAKEEDGHHSGPAGLGAATRTRKPDNTAFKQQRLPAWQPILTAGTVLPAFFIIGLIFIPIGIGLYVTSNNINEFEIDYTGTDMSSPCFNCSQNFSWNSTTPCKCVLSFYLDQPFESNVFMYYGLSNFYQNHRRYVKSRDDSQLNGDERSLKEPSKECEPYRTNENKPIAPCGAIANSMFNDTLDLFYINPSGSKTQIPLNKKGIAWSTDKRVKFRNPGGSNPNLTAVFKDTAKPVNWHKPVYELDSEADNNGFINEDFIVWMRTAALPTFRKLYRIIQKNNNMTPTLPRGNYSLEVTYNYPVRSFEGRKRVILSTISWMGGKNPFLGIAYMTVGSICFFLGVVLLFIHHKYGNRNNSSDIAS from the exons ATGATGGCGTCCAGCTACAGCGCGAAGGAGGAAGACGGTCATCACTCCGGACCCGCGGGGCTCGGAGCCGCCACCCGGACCAGAAAGCCCGACAACACGGCCTTCAAACAGCAGAGGCTCCCGGCCTGGCAGCCCATCCTGACCGCGGGGACCGTGCTGCCCGCCTTCTTCATAATCGGCCTCATCTTCATCCCCATAGGAATAGGCCTCTACGTGACATCCAACAACATCAACGAGTTCGAG ATCGATTACACCGGGACTGACATGTCCAGTCCGTGTTTTAACTGCTCTCAGAACTTCAGCTGGAACAGCACGACTCCGTGCAAATGTGTCCTGTCCTTCTATCTAGACCAGCCTTTcgaa AGTAATGTCTTCATGTACTATGGTCTCTCAAATTTCTACCAAAACCATCGGCGATATGTGAAGTCCAGAGATGACAGCCAGCTTAATGGAGACGAGCGCTCGCTTaag GAGCCAAGCAAAGAATGTGAGCCATACCGCACTAATGAGAACAAGCCTATAGCCCCGTGTGGAGCCATTGCTAACAGCATGTTTAATG ACACACTGGATTTGTTTTACATTAATCCCAGTGGATCAAAAACACAAATTCCATTGAACAAAAAAGGGATTGCATGGTCGACGGACAAACGTGTGAAGTTCAGGAACCCTGGTGGAAGCAACCCAAATCTCACTGCTGTTTTTAAAG ACACAGCGAAGCCGGTCAACTGGCACAAGCCTGTTTATGAGCTGGACTCTGAGGCGGATAACAACGGCTTCATAAACGAGGATTTCATCGTGTGGATGCGCACAGCTGCTCTGCCCACCTTCAGAAAGCTCTACCGCATCATTCAGAAGAACAACAACATGACACCCACGCTTCCCAGAGGCAACTACAGCCTGGAAGTCACCTACA ACTACCCCGTGCGCAGCTTTGAAGGCCGGAAGCGTGTGATCTTGAGCACCATCTCCTGGATGGGAGGGAAAAACCCCTTCCTGGGCATCGCCTACATGACCGTGGGCTCCATCTGCTTCTTCCTCGGCGTGGTGCTCCTCTTCATTCATCACAAATACGGAAACCGCAACAACAGCTCTGATATTGCCAGTTAA